The proteins below are encoded in one region of Tiliqua scincoides isolate rTilSci1 chromosome 7, rTilSci1.hap2, whole genome shotgun sequence:
- the HAL gene encoding histidine ammonia-lyase — protein MPRYTVHVRGEWLAVPCQTGANTVRWLGKEAVRRYMKNKPDNGGFASVEEVKFYVRRCKGLGLLDHDDTLEVALEDNEFVEVVIEGDVMSPDFIPSQPEGVYLYSKYREPEQYIYLDGNSLTTEDLVNLGKGLYKIKLTADAETKVRKSREVIESIVKERRVVYGITTGFGKFARTVIPNSKLQELQVNLVRSHSAGVGKPLIPERSRMLLALRINVLAKGYSGISLETLQQVIEAFNASCLPYIPEQGTVGASGDLAPLSHLALGLIGEGKMWSPKSGWADAKYVLEAHGLKPITLKPKEGLALINGTQMITSLGCEAVERASAIARQADIVAALTLEVLKGTTRAFDTDIHALRAHRGQIEVAFRFRSLLDSDHHPSEIAESHRFCDRVQDAYTLRCCPQVHGVVNDTIAFVKDIITTEINSATDNPMVFSERKETISGGNFHGEYPAKALDYLAIGVHELAAISERRIERLCNPSLSELPPFLVTEGGLNSGFMIAHCTAASLVSENKALCHPSSVDSLSTSAATEDHVSMGGWAARKALKVIEHVEQVLAVELLAACQGIEFLRPLRTTTPLEKVYDLGRSVVRPWMKDRFMAPDIEAAHRLLVDGKVWQVAEPYIEKYRREHIPESRPISPTAFSLTLSENMSHHHHHDSEEYDEQ, from the exons ATGCCAAGGTACACAGTACATGTCCGTGGGGAATGGCTTGCCGTGCCCTGCCAAACAGGCGCAAACACCGTGAGATGGCTCGGCAAGGAAGCTGTGAGGCGCTACATGAAAAACAAGCCTGATAATGGAGGATTTGCTTCTGTGGAAGAAGTTAAATTCTATGTCCGGCGTTGCAAAGGCCTCGGACTGCTGGATCACGATGACACTTTGGAGGTTGCTCTTGAGGACAACGAGTTTGTGGAAGTGG TGATAGAAGGAGATGTCATGTCTCCGGACTTCATTCCATCACAGCCAGAAGGGGTTTATTT ATATAGTAAATATCGAGAACCAGAACAG TATATTTATTTAGATGGAAACAGCTTGACAACAGAGGATTTGGTCAATTTAGGAAAGGGGCTCTACAAGATCAAG CTTACCGCTGATGCCGAAACAAAAGTCAGAAAATCCAGAGAGGTCATTGAAAGCATTGTAAAAGAGCGGAGAG TTGTCTATGGAATCACAACAGGCTTTGGAAAATTTGCACGAACCGTTATTCCCAACAGTAAGCTACA GGAGCTTCAAGTGAATTTAGTTCGGTCACATTCTGCAG GTGTTGGGAAGCCTTTGATCCCAGAGAGATCTCGGATGCTTTTAGCTCTAAGGATCAATGTACTCGCTAAAGGATACAGTGGAATTTCACTAGAAACCCTTCAGCAAGTAATCGAAGCATTTAATG CATCCTGCCTGCCCTATATTCCTGAGCAAGGAACTGTTGGAGCCAGTGGAGACTTAGCCCCTCTTTCCCATCTTGCACTGGGGCTCATAGGAGAAGGGAAGATGTGGTCCCCAAAGAGCGGATGGGCTGATGCAAAATAT GTGCTGGAAGCTCATGGACTAAAACCAATTACCCTGAAGCCAAAGGAG GGTCTGGCTCTTATCAATGGGACACAAATGATCACCTCTCTCGGATGTGAAGCAGTTGAAAGGGCCAGTGCGATTGCTAGGCAAGCAGACATAGTGGCTGCACTCACACTTGAAGTTCTGAAGGGCACGACGAGAGCTTTTGACACTG ATATTCATGCGTTGCGAGCACATCGTGGGCAGATTGAAGTGGCATTTCGATTCAGGTCACTTTTAGACTCTGACCATCATCCTTCTGAAATAGCAG AATCTCATAGATTTTGTGACAGAGTACAAGATGCATATACATTGCGCTGCTGCCCACAG GTCCATGGCGTTGTAAATGACACCATCGCTTTTGTAAAAGACATAATCACAACAGAAATTAACAGTGCAACAGACAATCCT ATGGTGTTTTCTGAAAGGAAAGAAACCATTTCTGGCGGAAATTTCCACGGTGAATACCCGGCCAAG GCTCTGGACTATCTTGCAATTGGGGTCCATGAACTTGCTGCGATTAGTGAGAGGAGAATTGAGCGACTCTGCAACCCATCGCTCAGTGAGTTGCCACCCTTCTTGGTCACAGAAGGAGGTTTGAACTCTGGGTTTATGATTGCACACTgcacagcagcctccctgg TTTCTGAGAATAAAGCCTTGTGCCACCCTTCTTCTGTGGATTCTCTTTCAACCAGTGCTGCTACAGAAGACCACGTATCCATGGGAGGATGGGCCGCAAGAAAAGCACTCAAAGTGATTGAGCATGTTGAACAAG TGTTGGCTGTAGAACTGCTTGCAGCCTGCCAGGGCATTGAGTTTCTACGCCCCCTGAGAACGACAACTCCATTGGAGAAAGTCTATGACCTTGGGCGCTCTGTGGTCAG GCCTTGGATGAAAGATCGCTTCATGGCCCCAGACATAGAGGCAGCACATAGGCTGCTTGTGGATGGGAAG GTTTGGCAGGTGGCTGAACCATACATTGAAAAATACAGACGGGAGCACATTCCTGAGTCCAGGCCAATTTCCCCCACTGCTTTCTCCTTGACATTAAGTGAAAACATGTCACACCATCACCACCACGACTCAGAAGAATATGATGAACAATGA